One window of Nymphaea colorata isolate Beijing-Zhang1983 chromosome 11, ASM883128v2, whole genome shotgun sequence genomic DNA carries:
- the LOC116264872 gene encoding U-box domain-containing protein 34-like isoform X2 — protein sequence MKPAGPQYARSIQGNETGMGTYNSNPLMNDQPNMMRTSAPSSDPRINDRLGKGINSDPRLNDLMDRGGNYPHHLDYSFQSNGSRQSFERQPIGHSLLDHLDLPGQLHEMSPSQYYSHESCSDSSSLRSFDVRRNDRYWSNASHGSGGMMEQSASPQGSTGNSWSRSSMDDVEMEMQRLKLELKRTMEMYSNACKEALSARQKAREYQSWKMEEERKIEEARQAEEAAIELAEREKQRCRAALEAAEAAKRAAEAETRKRIEAERRLHEEGKRKSGDNMIPDLRYRRYTIEEIEQATQNFSESLKIGEGGYGPVFRGMLDHTLVAIKALRPDAAQGRQQFQKEVEILSCIRHPNMVLLLGACPEFGCLIYEYMANGSLDDRLFQRGNTAPLSWQLRFKIASEIATGLLFLHQTKPEPLVHRDLKPANILLDHNFVSKISDVGLARLVPPSVADNVTQYHMTSAAGTFCYIDPEYQQTGMLGIKSDIYALGVILLQLLTAKPPVGIAHHVERAIEKGVFTDLLDPAVRDWPVEDALSLAKMAIKCAELRRKDRPDLGTVVLPELNRLRDIANDSLHLVAPGYAHHPYVASFQDVITLRSSGHSSTLTDDGSWAQPHD from the exons ACCTGCAGGTCCACAGTATGCAAGAAGCATCCAAGGGAATGAGACGGGAATGGGTACCTACAATTCCAATCCCCTGATGAACGATCAACCGAACATGATGCGAACTTCAGCTCCTTCCTCTGATCCTCGGATAAATGATCGACTTGGGAAAGGCATCAACTCCGATCCCCGGTTAAATGATCTGATGGACAGAGGTGGGAACTACCCACACCACCTTGATTACTCATTTCAGAGTAATGGTAGCAGGCAGAGCTTTGAGAGGCAGCCCATTGGCCATTCTTTGCTTGACCATTTAGATCTTCCTGGCCAGCTGCATGAGATGAGCCCCAGTCAATATTACAGCCATGAATCGTGCAGTGACTCTTCGTCTTTAAGGAGCTTCGACGTAAGAAGAAACGACCGGTACTGGTCGAATGCCTCCCATGGTAGTGGTGGCATGATGGAGCAGTCTGCCTCTCCACAGGGGAGCACTGGAAACAGTTGGTCCAGGAGCTCAATG GATGATGTTGAGATGGAGATGCAAAGGTTGAAGCTCGAACTGAAGCGAACAATGGAAATGTACAGTAATGCTTGCAAGGAGGCTCTCAGTGCAAGACAGAAG GCCAGAGAGTATCAGTCATGGAAGATGGAAGAGGAACGCAAGATTGAAGAAGCAAGGCAAGCGGAAGAGGCAGCCATAGAGCTTGCGGAGAGGGAGAAGCAAAGGTGTCGAGCAGCACTGGAAGCAGCGGAAGCAGCAAAGAGAGCAGCAGAAGCAGAAACAAGGAAGAGGATTGAAGCAGAAAGAAGATTGCACGAGGAGGGGAAGAGGAAATCAGGGGATAATATGATTCCTGATCTTCGGTACCGCAGGTATACCATAGAGGAGATAGAGCAGGCTACGCAGAATTTCTCTGAGTCTCTTAAAATTGGAGAAGGAGGGTATGGACCTGTCTTCAGAGGCATGTTGGACCACACCCTTGTGGCTATCAAGGCTTTAAGGCCAGATGCAGCGCAAGGCAGACAACAGTTTCAGAAGGAG GTTGAGATCTTAAGTTGCATCAGACACCCAAACATGGTTCTCCTTCTTGGTGCCTGCCCTGAATTTGGCTGCCTGATCTACGAATACATGGCCAATGGCAGCCTTGACGACCGCCTTTTCCAGCGGGGCAACACTGCTCCGCTCTCATGGCAGCTTCGGTTCAAGATTGCATCTGAGATTGCCACAGGTCTGCTCTTCTTGCACCAGACCAAGCCTGAGCCACTGGTCCATAGAGACCTCAAGCCGGCAAACATCTTGCTTGATCACAATTTTGTCAGCAAAATCAGTGATGTCGGGCTTGCACGGCTAGTCCCACCTTCAGTTGCTGACAATGTCACCCAATACCACATGACTTCAGCTGCCGGCACCTTCTGCTACATTGATCCTGAGTACCAGCAGACGGGAATGCTGGGAATCAAGTCTGATATCTATGCACTTGGTGTCATACTGTTACAGCTCCTCACAGCAAAGCCCCCCGTCGGAATTGCTCACCACGTTGAGAGGGCAATCGAGAAGGGAGTGTTTACTGATCTGCTGGACCCTGCTGTACGTGACTGGCCTGTAGAGGACGCCCTGTCGCTTGCAAAGATGGCAATCAAGTGTGCGGAGTTGAGGCGGAAGGACAGGCCAGATCTGGGGACAGTGGTGCTGCCGGAGTTGAATCGCTTGAGGGACATTGCTAATGATTCGTTGCATCTAGTGGCACCAGGATATGCTCACCATCCTTATGTCGCTAGCTTCCAG GATGTCATTACTCTGCGCTCTAGTGGACATTCCAGTACTCTCACTGATGATGGCAGCTGGGCTCAACCCCATGATTAG
- the LOC116264907 gene encoding protein FLUORESCENT IN BLUE LIGHT, chloroplastic isoform X1 — MASAAPFPSLAAYVQDSPARAAYRPGSPAGDSCRSVFLRQVEVPAAVARRPSSSARSSVNSGVEGFARIPAVGVDSLMKLRKGQAASLEANAIIKFLRDPFVRNLHPEQAELFWLGNASASADIMRKMEDGKSCGWTWLHSRCSNEHIGMWFRSLYMMQGIASRGFLIEGALATIAWTFVMPYEALAETCESNSGSLANMPLLFTIALIGATVGGLLARQRRGELARVNDQLRQINAALRRQAKIESYAPNLSYAPISRVAENDIIVDPKKQEVISTLKSGKNYLRHQNPGKAFDEFKTALELARNLRDPVEEKKAARGLGAALQRQGKFREAIKYHSMVLSISKRTGEDSGNTEAYGAIADCYTELGDLERAGRFYDQYISRLEKD; from the exons ATGGCGAGTGCCGCCCCCTTCCCCTCGCTCGCCGCGTACGTACAGGACTCTCCGGCGAGGGCCGCCTATCGACCTGGCTCTCCGGCCGGAGACTCGTGCCGATCCGTGTTCCTCCGGCAGGTCGAGGTGCCGGCGGCCGTAGCGCGGCGTCCTTCTTCATCAGCACGCTCCTCAG taAACAGTGGCGTTGAAGGTTTTGCTAGGATTCCTGCTGTTGGAGTTGATTCCTTGATGAAGTTAAGAAAAGGCCAGGCCGCCTCTCTCGAGGCAAATGCAATAATAAAGTTCCTCCGTGACCCTTTTGTAAGAAATCTACATCCAGAACAGGCAGAGCTCTTCTGGCTAGGGAATGCTTCTGCATCTGCAGATATAATGAGAAAGATGGAAGATGGAAAATCATGTGGTTGGACGTGGTTACACTCAAGATGCTCTAATGAGCACATTGGTATGTGGTTTCGCTCATTATATATGATG CAGGGTATTGCATCGCGTGGTTTCCTAATAGAGGGCGCCTTGGCAACCATTGCCTGGACATTTGTAATGCCTTATGAAGCTCTGGCTGAGACATGTGAAAGTAACAGTGGTTCTCTAGCGAACATGCCTTTGTTGTTCACCATAGCGCTTATCGGGGCTACGGTTGGAG GCTTGCTTGCAAGACAAAGAAGAGGAGAGTTGGCACGTGTGAATGATCAATTACGTCAGATCAATGCAGCGTTACGGAGACAAGCTAAAATAGAGTCATATGCACCAAACCTGAGCTATGCACCAATTAGTAGAGTAGCAGAGAATGACATTATTGTTGACCCAAAAAAGCAGGAAGTGATTTCAACATTAAAGTCTGGAAAGAACTATCTTCGCCATCAAAATCCTGGAAAGGCATTTGATGAGTTCAAGACTGCTCTCGAACTTGCCCGAAATCTGAGGGATCCTGTGGAGGAAAAGAAGGCAGCGCGGGGCTTAG GAGCCGCCTTGCAGAGGCAGGGGAAGTTTCGGGAAGCAATCAAGTACCACTCCATGGTTCTGTCAATTTCGAAGCGAACTGGTGAGGATTCTGGAAACACAGAAGCCTATGGAGCTATTGCTGATTGTTATACAGAACTTGGTGATCTGGAACGAGCAGGTAGATTCTATGATCAGTACATATCCAGATTAGAGAAAGATTAG
- the LOC116264907 gene encoding protein FLUORESCENT IN BLUE LIGHT, chloroplastic isoform X2 — protein sequence MASAAPFPSLAAYVQDSPARAAYRPGSPAGDSCRSVFLRQVEVPAAVARRPSSSARSSVNSGVEGFARIPAVGVDSLMKLRKGQAASLEANAIIKFLRDPFVRNLHPEQAELFWLGNASASADIMRKMEDGKSCGWTWLHSRCSNEHIGMWFRSLYMMGIASRGFLIEGALATIAWTFVMPYEALAETCESNSGSLANMPLLFTIALIGATVGGLLARQRRGELARVNDQLRQINAALRRQAKIESYAPNLSYAPISRVAENDIIVDPKKQEVISTLKSGKNYLRHQNPGKAFDEFKTALELARNLRDPVEEKKAARGLGAALQRQGKFREAIKYHSMVLSISKRTGEDSGNTEAYGAIADCYTELGDLERAGRFYDQYISRLEKD from the exons ATGGCGAGTGCCGCCCCCTTCCCCTCGCTCGCCGCGTACGTACAGGACTCTCCGGCGAGGGCCGCCTATCGACCTGGCTCTCCGGCCGGAGACTCGTGCCGATCCGTGTTCCTCCGGCAGGTCGAGGTGCCGGCGGCCGTAGCGCGGCGTCCTTCTTCATCAGCACGCTCCTCAG taAACAGTGGCGTTGAAGGTTTTGCTAGGATTCCTGCTGTTGGAGTTGATTCCTTGATGAAGTTAAGAAAAGGCCAGGCCGCCTCTCTCGAGGCAAATGCAATAATAAAGTTCCTCCGTGACCCTTTTGTAAGAAATCTACATCCAGAACAGGCAGAGCTCTTCTGGCTAGGGAATGCTTCTGCATCTGCAGATATAATGAGAAAGATGGAAGATGGAAAATCATGTGGTTGGACGTGGTTACACTCAAGATGCTCTAATGAGCACATTGGTATGTGGTTTCGCTCATTATATATGATG GGTATTGCATCGCGTGGTTTCCTAATAGAGGGCGCCTTGGCAACCATTGCCTGGACATTTGTAATGCCTTATGAAGCTCTGGCTGAGACATGTGAAAGTAACAGTGGTTCTCTAGCGAACATGCCTTTGTTGTTCACCATAGCGCTTATCGGGGCTACGGTTGGAG GCTTGCTTGCAAGACAAAGAAGAGGAGAGTTGGCACGTGTGAATGATCAATTACGTCAGATCAATGCAGCGTTACGGAGACAAGCTAAAATAGAGTCATATGCACCAAACCTGAGCTATGCACCAATTAGTAGAGTAGCAGAGAATGACATTATTGTTGACCCAAAAAAGCAGGAAGTGATTTCAACATTAAAGTCTGGAAAGAACTATCTTCGCCATCAAAATCCTGGAAAGGCATTTGATGAGTTCAAGACTGCTCTCGAACTTGCCCGAAATCTGAGGGATCCTGTGGAGGAAAAGAAGGCAGCGCGGGGCTTAG GAGCCGCCTTGCAGAGGCAGGGGAAGTTTCGGGAAGCAATCAAGTACCACTCCATGGTTCTGTCAATTTCGAAGCGAACTGGTGAGGATTCTGGAAACACAGAAGCCTATGGAGCTATTGCTGATTGTTATACAGAACTTGGTGATCTGGAACGAGCAGGTAGATTCTATGATCAGTACATATCCAGATTAGAGAAAGATTAG
- the LOC116265055 gene encoding FCS-Like Zinc finger 14-like, protein MLGKRSRPISRKPVVEVSGSPKVFPERESTMSPRTPLDFRTRSPRGWESKDHEGVGLGIVAAMSSKSGGSREIPTKAQVGGFNRGGNVVLGSTPIPIMSPCAGRVHLYQPIVVAEDEMEWSEDYTCVISHGPLSTKKTVYYNGPLKKEVFDEKVKSSQVFISPQPSYRDEPSSYPSSDFLKFCHLCRKKLQGEDIYMYRGEKAFCSMECRYMQMVSDECVDKCVPKPSPKPVTSSSSSSASSHPGTKFFFTSIVAA, encoded by the exons ATGTTAGGCAAAAGATCAAGACCCATTTCGAGAAAGCCGGTTGTTGAGGTTTCCGGCAGCCCGAAAGTCTTCCCGGAGCGGGAATCTACCATGAGTCCTAGGACACCCCTGGATTTCAGGACCAGGTCACCAAGAGGCTGGGAAAGCAAGGATCACGAGGGGGTTGGATTGGGAATCGTCGCCGCGATGAGCTCGAAATCCGGTGGTTCAAGGGAAATTCCGACGAAAGCCCAGGTGGGAGGATTCAACAGGGGCGGTAATGTGGTACTGGGATCGACCCCAATTCCTATTATGAGCCCTTGTGCTGGCAGGGTTCATCTGTACCAGCCAATTGTGGTAGCGGAGGATGAGATGGAGTGGTCGGAGGACTATACTTGTGTGATCTCCCATGGGCCGCTCAGCACCAAAAAGACGGTCTATTATAACGGCCCCTTGAAGAAGGAAGTGTTTGATGAGAAGGTGAAGAGCTCTCAAGTGTTCATCTCGCCGCAACCAAGTTACAGGGACGAGCCTTCATCTTACCCCTCCTCGGATTTTCTCAAATTCTGCCATCTTTGCCGGAAAAAGTTGCAGGGCGAAGACATTTACATGTACAG AGGGGAGAAGGCATTTTGTAGCATGGAGTGCAGATACATGCAGATGGTTAGCGATGAGTGCGTGGACAAGTGCGTTCCAAAACCCTCCCCCAAACCTgtcacttcttcttcttcttcttctgcgtCCTCCCATCCTGGCACCAAATTCTTCTTCACCAGCATCGTCGCTGCGTAG